From the Arctopsyche grandis isolate Sample6627 chromosome 11, ASM5162203v2, whole genome shotgun sequence genome, one window contains:
- the roh gene encoding reduction of Rh1 codes for MSEGPPARPMKYPYTYSAKLAQFPYKFHINNQWFYKYYIFGFAATVPIFYYFQKLSNSPGNVAKFAEAKRKEAEELAHGH; via the exons ATGAGCGAAGGACCGCCAGCTCGCCCCATGAAGTACCCGTATACGTACTCGGCCAAGTTGGCCCAGTTTCCATACAAGTtccatataaataatcaatGGTTCTACAAATACTACATATTCGGATTCGCTGCCACCGTACCAATATTCTATTATTTCCAGAaactat CTAACTCACCCGGTAATGTCGCTAAATTCGCTGAGGCGAAGAGGAAGGAAGCTGAAGAACTCGCTCATggacattaa